The Betta splendens chromosome 24, fBetSpl5.4, whole genome shotgun sequence DNA window GGACATGAAGTTGGACATGCTGTAGCGGTCCATGACATTGTCACAGTCCTCCATCAGCTCATGCATGTGGCCCTGGAAGTTCTCCCTCTCGTAGATCCTCATCCTGTAGGAACCTCGGTGCCATGGGATCATGCGGCAGGACCGGATGGTGTCGCTCATGCCCATCATGCTCATGTAGTCTGCGTATTCGcccctcctcaggaagtactgGTTCCCCATGTAGTTGGAGCGGTCGTAGACCATGAAGCAGCCCCTCTCCACCCTGCAGGAGTGACAGCGACTCAGGTAGGAGGACATGTCAGGACAGTCGCCCATGCACTCGTAGGAGCGACCCTGGAAGTTCCTGTCCTCATAGAAGATGATCCTGCTCATCATGCTCATGCCGCTGGAGCTCATCTCTGCCAGGTGTTGTCACTGTAGGCAACGCTGCTGCTAGTGCTGAACTGCTTGTCTACCTGGTGGAGACCTTCCTTTTTATAGTCGATAAGCTGGGGGCGCTTTTGTTCAAACGGCCTGAGTCAGCAACATGCCATAGAAGCCTATAGAGCACTGAGGGTTGTCCAGTGCTCCACCAAAATACCTTAGAGAAGCGCTTTCACTTCAAATAGTATCAGACAAAACCTTTTTGAACTGGTCAACAAAGAACAATGGCTCCTTTTGAACATCTGCATAGCTCACATCACTGTAGAGCATAAACCATCCTTAGCTTTAGAACAGTTTATTCTTAACAATCTGCCACATAATCATTtatcatctactgtatataaacaaagCGAAATATTCTGTATTTTACTTTGGTCTCACTGAATTGAAGTGTTGTAGAGGTTTTTGAATATAGTCACAGAAAACGTCTCTGACAGTAGTTTTTTATCAGATTCAGGGCAACATATTTGCTGTGAAGCAAACATCAGTCTCCATGATTCCGTTTTTGGGTTTCATACTGAATGTGTAGTGCTGACTTTCTGTGGTGACCTTGTGCTGCTTCAGTGATGGAGCATCCATCACAGCCTTGACAGATTGCTACACTGCTCAGCTGATGCTCGACCTGTTGACTGCTGTTATTGAGAATCTGCTGTGTGGATGTTTAACTTGTTTAAACACTTTGGATGAAACAATAACTTTTTAAAGTATCTGGATGAACAACAAATGACTTATGGCAGTAAGGTTTGTCCTATTTTACTAGTACTTTGACATTTACAGCTATTTAGGTTTTGTCACTTCTGTTCCTATAATTTGTAGTTTCTAGACTTACTACACTTTCACACTTTCACTTACTATTCAAAATACttaatacaatatatatatatatatatatatatatatatatatatatatatatatatatatatatatatatatatatatattgtattaagtattttgaatatatattcaaatatatatatatatatttgaatatataattgatatatatatatatatatatatatatatatatatatatatcattgaATATGAATAAATCTCTCGCGAATCTTTAATACACCACCTTACAgaatttaaaaagttaaaatttGTGTTGTTACTATTAAACCATGATGGCAGGATCCTAATATGAGGATGGAAATGAAACTTCATCTTCAGAGTTACAGTAAAATGTTAAACTGGAGGAGGACTAATCATTAGAGAATGGCCACGTGGTGCCTCCTCAGTGTGAGCTTCATCAGTAGATATAACACTAATGCTTATTGTcagatgctgcacacacacgccacacgcacgcacgcacgcacgcacacacacagacacacacacacacacacacacacacacacacacacacacacacacacacacacacacacacacacacacacacacaaacacacacgcaactAGATTAGgggttttaatatttattagtgGGTAAACAACAGCATACGAGGAAAATGGAAGCACTACTGTGAAGATGGTGTCTACTTCCGTTTTTAATCATTACATGGaatgtgaataaaataaataa harbors:
- the LOC114849545 gene encoding gamma-crystallin M2-like → MSSSGMSMMSRIIFYEDRNFQGRSYECMGDCPDMSSYLSRCHSCRVERGCFMVYDRSNYMGNQYFLRRGEYADYMSMMGMSDTIRSCRMIPWHRGSYRMRIYERENFQGHMHELMEDCDNVMDRYSMSNFMSCNVMEGHWLMYEQAHFRGRMMYMGPGEYRSFMSMGWSGSRFMSMRRITDSCY